A single region of the Pseudomonas sp. VD-NE ins genome encodes:
- a CDS encoding cytochrome c: MKNLVIATLALLGSASIHAADVDQALIKQGEYLARAGDCVACHTAKGGKPFAGGLPMETPIGTIYSTNITPDKTGVGEYSFEDFDQAVRHGVAKNGSTLYPAMPYPSYARVSQTDMQALYAYFMHGVEPVAQENKASDIPWPLSMRWPLMGWRWMFAPKVEDYKAVGDDAVISRGAYLVEGLGHCGACHTPRALTMQEKSLSAADGSNFLAGSAPLEGWIAKSLRGDHKDGLGSWSEEQLVQFLKTGRSDRSAVFGGMSDVVTHSMQYMTDADLTAIARYLKSLPASDPNDQPHQYDEKAAKALWNGDDSQRGAAVYIDNCAACHRTDGHGYTRVFPALAGNPVLQSEDPTSLIHIVLKGGTLPATHTAPSTFTMPGFAWRLSDQEVADVVSFIRGSWGNKGAPVKAADVASLRKNDMQTTSGDDLGQVTTHN; the protein is encoded by the coding sequence ATGAAAAATCTCGTTATCGCGACCCTGGCGCTGCTCGGCAGTGCCTCCATTCATGCGGCCGACGTTGATCAAGCCTTGATCAAACAAGGCGAATACCTCGCCCGCGCCGGTGACTGCGTGGCTTGCCACACCGCCAAGGGCGGCAAACCGTTCGCCGGTGGCCTGCCGATGGAAACCCCGATCGGCACGATCTACTCGACCAACATCACCCCAGACAAGACCGGCGTCGGTGAATACAGCTTCGAGGATTTCGATCAGGCTGTGCGTCATGGCGTCGCCAAAAACGGTAGTACGTTGTACCCGGCGATGCCGTACCCGTCCTATGCGCGTGTCAGCCAAACCGACATGCAGGCGCTGTACGCGTACTTCATGCACGGCGTAGAACCGGTGGCGCAGGAAAACAAGGCTAGCGACATTCCCTGGCCGTTGAGCATGCGCTGGCCGTTGATGGGCTGGCGCTGGATGTTTGCGCCGAAGGTCGAGGACTACAAGGCAGTCGGTGACGATGCCGTCATCAGCCGTGGCGCGTATCTGGTCGAAGGCCTCGGCCACTGCGGCGCCTGTCACACCCCGCGCGCGCTGACCATGCAGGAAAAATCCCTGAGCGCGGCCGATGGCAGCAACTTCCTCGCCGGCAGTGCGCCGCTGGAAGGCTGGATCGCCAAGAGCCTGCGCGGCGATCACAAGGACGGCCTCGGCAGCTGGAGCGAGGAGCAACTGGTGCAATTCCTCAAGACCGGTCGCAGCGACCGCAGCGCGGTGTTCGGCGGCATGAGCGATGTGGTCACCCACAGCATGCAATACATGACCGACGCCGACCTGACCGCCATCGCCCGCTACCTCAAGTCGCTGCCGGCCAGTGATCCGAACGATCAACCACATCAGTACGATGAAAAAGCCGCCAAGGCGCTGTGGAACGGGGATGACAGTCAGCGTGGCGCTGCGGTGTACATCGACAACTGCGCGGCGTGCCACCGCACTGACGGCCACGGTTACACCCGGGTATTCCCGGCGCTGGCCGGCAATCCGGTGCTGCAATCGGAGGATCCGACCTCGCTCATTCACATCGTGCTCAAGGGCGGTACGTTGCCAGCTACGCACACGGCACCGTCGACCTTCACCATGCCCGGTTTCGCCTGGCGACTGTCGGATCAGGAAGTGGCGGATGTGGTGAGTTTCATCCGTGGCAGTTGGGGCAACAAAGGCGCGCCGGTGAAGGCTGCTGATGTCGCGAGCCTGCGCAAGAACGATATGCAGACCACTTCCGGAGATGACCTGGGACAGGTCACCACGCATAACTGA
- a CDS encoding GMC family oxidoreductase: MATVMKKVDAVIVGFGWTGAIMAKELTEAGLNVLALERGPMQDTYPDGNYPQVIDELTYSVRKKLFQDISKETVTIRHSVNDIALPNRQLGAFLPGNGVGGAGLHWSGVHFRVDPIELRMRSHYEERYGKSFIPKDMTIQDFGVSYEELEPFFDFAEKVFGTSGQAWTVKGQLVGQGKGGNPYAPDRSNPFPLEAQKNTVSAQLFGKAATEVGYKPYNLPSANTSGPYTNPYGAQMGPCNFCGFCSGYVCYMYSKASPNVNILPALKPLPNFELRANAHVLRINLDSTKSKATGVTYIDAQGREIEQPADLVILGAFQLHNVRLMLLSGIGKPYDPITGEGVVGRNFAYQNMATIKAFFDKDTHTNNFIGAGGNGVALDDFNADNFDHGPHGFVGGSPMWVNQAGSRPIAGTSNPPGTPAWGSDWKRATADYYTHQVSMDAHGAHQSYRGNYLDLDPVYRDAYGLPLLRMTFDWQENDIKMNRFMVEKMGKVAEAMGPKAIAVIGKKVGDHFNTASYQTTHLNGGAIMGTDPKKSALNRYLQSWDVHNVFVPGASAFPQGLGYNPTGLVAALTYWSAKAIREQYLKNPGPLVQA; encoded by the coding sequence ATGGCAACGGTAATGAAGAAGGTTGACGCGGTTATCGTCGGTTTCGGCTGGACCGGCGCGATCATGGCCAAGGAATTGACCGAAGCGGGCCTCAACGTCCTGGCGCTGGAGCGCGGGCCGATGCAGGACACTTACCCCGACGGCAACTATCCGCAGGTGATCGACGAACTCACCTACAGCGTGCGCAAAAAACTCTTTCAGGACATCTCGAAAGAAACCGTCACCATCCGTCACAGCGTCAACGACATTGCTCTGCCGAACCGCCAGTTGGGCGCGTTCCTGCCGGGCAATGGTGTTGGCGGCGCCGGTTTGCACTGGTCGGGCGTGCACTTCCGGGTCGACCCGATCGAGTTGCGCATGCGCAGCCACTACGAAGAGCGCTACGGCAAAAGCTTTATCCCCAAGGACATGACCATTCAGGACTTCGGCGTCAGCTATGAAGAGCTGGAGCCATTCTTCGATTTCGCCGAAAAGGTCTTCGGCACCTCGGGCCAGGCCTGGACCGTGAAAGGCCAACTGGTCGGTCAGGGCAAGGGCGGCAACCCCTACGCCCCGGATCGCTCCAACCCGTTCCCGCTGGAAGCGCAGAAGAACACGGTGTCTGCACAGCTGTTCGGCAAAGCGGCTACGGAAGTCGGTTACAAACCCTACAACCTGCCGTCCGCGAATACGTCGGGGCCGTACACCAACCCTTACGGCGCGCAGATGGGTCCGTGCAACTTCTGCGGTTTCTGCAGCGGTTATGTCTGCTACATGTATTCCAAGGCTTCGCCAAACGTGAACATTCTGCCGGCGTTGAAACCGCTGCCGAATTTCGAGCTGCGCGCCAACGCCCACGTGCTGCGCATCAACCTCGACAGTACGAAAAGCAAAGCCACTGGCGTCACCTACATCGACGCTCAGGGCCGCGAGATCGAGCAACCGGCGGATCTGGTGATCCTCGGCGCGTTTCAGTTGCACAACGTGCGCTTGATGCTGCTCTCCGGGATCGGCAAGCCATACGACCCGATCACGGGCGAGGGCGTGGTCGGGCGTAACTTTGCCTACCAGAACATGGCGACCATCAAGGCGTTCTTCGACAAGGACACCCACACCAACAACTTCATCGGCGCCGGCGGCAACGGCGTGGCGCTGGACGATTTCAACGCCGACAACTTCGACCACGGCCCGCACGGCTTCGTCGGCGGCTCGCCAATGTGGGTCAACCAGGCCGGCAGCCGGCCGATTGCAGGCACCTCGAACCCGCCGGGCACCCCGGCCTGGGGCAGTGACTGGAAACGCGCGACCGCCGATTACTACACCCACCAGGTGTCGATGGACGCCCACGGCGCGCATCAGTCCTACCGGGGCAACTACCTCGATCTCGATCCGGTGTACCGCGATGCCTACGGTTTGCCGCTGCTGCGGATGACCTTTGATTGGCAGGAAAACGACATCAAGATGAACCGCTTCATGGTCGAGAAAATGGGCAAGGTCGCTGAAGCGATGGGGCCGAAAGCGATTGCCGTGATCGGCAAGAAAGTCGGCGATCACTTCAATACGGCGTCGTACCAGACCACCCACCTTAACGGTGGCGCGATCATGGGCACCGATCCAAAGAAGAGCGCGCTGAACCGCTACTTGCAGAGCTGGGACGTGCACAACGTTTTCGTTCCGGGTGCCTCGGCATTCCCGCAAGGCTTGGGTTACAACCCGACGGGCCTGGTTGCCGCACTGACCTACTGGTCGGCGAAGGCGATCCGCGAGCAATACCTGAAAAACCCCGGCCCGCTGGTTCAGGCTTAA
- a CDS encoding gluconate 2-dehydrogenase subunit 3 family protein, protein MSDEDRDNPRREFLRKSLTLIPVVTLAGTGLGSSVLQAAPEAAPAAPAPQPVRADASVYQPNYFTAEEWAFINAAVAQLIPNDAQGPGALEAGVPEYIDRQMNTPYAAGALWYMQGPFNADAAPEMGWQSKLVPKEIYRLGIAATDQWAKSLNGKVFAEQDSATRDDLLKQLEAGKPQFDAVPAKIFFNLLLQNTKEGFFCDPIHGGNKGMVGWTMIGFPGARADFMDWVERNEQYPFPAVSIRGERA, encoded by the coding sequence ATGTCTGATGAAGATCGAGACAACCCGCGGCGTGAGTTTTTGCGCAAATCCCTGACCCTGATCCCAGTGGTCACCCTCGCCGGTACTGGTCTGGGCAGCAGCGTCCTGCAAGCAGCGCCTGAAGCGGCACCGGCTGCGCCCGCGCCACAACCGGTTCGTGCTGACGCCAGCGTCTACCAACCGAACTATTTCACCGCCGAAGAATGGGCGTTCATCAATGCCGCCGTCGCGCAATTGATCCCCAACGATGCCCAAGGCCCGGGCGCGCTCGAAGCCGGCGTGCCGGAATACATCGACCGGCAGATGAACACGCCTTATGCCGCCGGTGCCCTGTGGTACATGCAAGGCCCGTTCAACGCCGACGCCGCGCCCGAGATGGGCTGGCAGAGCAAACTGGTGCCCAAAGAGATTTATCGCCTCGGCATCGCCGCCACGGATCAGTGGGCAAAATCCCTCAACGGTAAAGTATTTGCTGAGCAAGACAGCGCTACCCGAGATGATTTGCTCAAGCAACTCGAAGCCGGCAAACCTCAGTTTGACGCCGTTCCAGCGAAGATTTTCTTCAACCTGCTGCTGCAAAACACCAAGGAAGGGTTCTTCTGCGACCCGATCCACGGCGGCAACAAAGGCATGGTCGGCTGGACCATGATCGGCTTCCCCGGCGCCCGCGCCGATTTCATGGATTGGGTGGAACGCAACGAGCAATACCCCTTCCCGGCAGTTTCGATTCGCGGCGAGAGGGCGTAA
- a CDS encoding dual specificity protein phosphatase family protein has translation MSRVRLFPALCLSLVALLHWLPARAAATATARPADWAQPVEVQYNLFQMSPTLYRSALPDGGAVPLLKNLKVATVINFLPEADSNWLSEPGINQVQLPYRTNHVDDADVLKTLRAIQAAEANGPVLMHCKHGSDRTGLMAAMYRVVVQGWSKEDALSEMTQGGFGESGHFRDSVRYVMQADVDKLRTALANGDCSTSAFATCSMKSWFQSVNLK, from the coding sequence ATGTCCCGAGTGCGTTTGTTTCCTGCTTTGTGTTTATCGCTTGTTGCGCTGTTGCACTGGCTGCCTGCCCGGGCTGCGGCGACAGCGACGGCCCGTCCCGCTGATTGGGCGCAACCGGTCGAAGTGCAATACAACCTGTTCCAGATGTCGCCGACGCTCTATCGCAGCGCATTGCCGGATGGCGGCGCGGTGCCGTTGCTGAAAAATCTCAAGGTCGCCACGGTGATCAACTTCCTCCCGGAAGCCGACAGCAACTGGTTGTCCGAGCCGGGCATTAATCAGGTGCAACTGCCGTATCGCACCAATCACGTCGACGACGCCGATGTGCTCAAGACCTTGCGGGCTATTCAGGCTGCCGAAGCCAACGGCCCGGTGCTGATGCATTGCAAACACGGTTCCGACCGTACGGGCCTGATGGCGGCGATGTATCGCGTGGTGGTACAGGGCTGGAGCAAAGAGGATGCCTTGAGCGAGATGACCCAGGGCGGATTTGGCGAGAGTGGGCACTTCCGCGACAGCGTGCGCTACGTGATGCAGGCCGATGTCGACAAACTGCGCACGGCGCTGGCCAATGGCGATTGCAGCACCAGCGCGTTCGCTACCTGCTCGATGAAGAGCTGGTTTCAGTCAGTCAATCTGAAGTGA
- a CDS encoding YheV family putative zinc ribbon protein, translated as MSEGPVITKKRFIAGAVCPACSEPDKLMMWNEDSVPHRECVACGYSDTLNEQGLSVPKELGTRVNTSALNKPAPDKTVQAVQFFPNPKLKKKTED; from the coding sequence ATGAGTGAGGGGCCTGTGATTACCAAAAAACGTTTTATCGCCGGGGCGGTCTGCCCGGCGTGCAGCGAGCCGGACAAGTTGATGATGTGGAACGAAGACAGCGTGCCGCACCGTGAATGTGTGGCTTGCGGTTACTCCGATACGCTGAACGAGCAAGGTCTGTCGGTACCGAAAGAACTGGGCACGCGGGTCAACACCAGCGCGCTGAACAAACCCGCGCCAGACAAGACGGTACAGGCGGTGCAGTTCTTCCCGAATCCGAAGCTCAAAAAGAAGACCGAAGACTGA
- the prlC gene encoding oligopeptidase A: MSVNNPLLQSYDLPPFSTIRAEHVLPAIETILADNRAAIAEILKTQGQNPTWAGLVLAMDELNDRLGAAWSPVSHLNAVCNSAELREAYESCLPALSAYSTEMGQNRELFQAYEALANSPEAAGFDVAQKTILEHALRDFRLSGIDLPEAEQKRYAEVQSKLSELGSRFSNQLLDATQAWTKHVTDEAALAGLTDSAKAQMAAAAQAKGLDGWLITLEFPSYYAVMTYAQDRALREEVYAAYCTRASDQGPNAGQNDNGPVMEEILDLRQELAKLLGFASFSELSLATKMADSSDQVLSFLRDLAKRSKPFAAQDLQQLRAYAAEQGCADLQSWDSGFYGEKLREQRYSVAQETLRAYFPIDKVLGGLFAIVQRLYGIEIAEQKGFDTWHPDVRLFEIKENGQHVGRFFFDLYARANKRGGAWMDGARDRRRTVDGVLQSPVANLVCNFTPADSGKPALLTHDEVTTLFHEFGHGLHHLLTRVDHAGVSGINGVAWDAVELPSQFMENWCWEPEGLALISGHYESGEPLPQDLLEKMLAAKNFQSGLMMVRQLEFSLFDFELHATHGDGRSPLQVLEGVRDEVSVMRPPAYNRFPNSFAHIFAGGYAAGYYSYKWAEVLSADAFSKFEEDGVLNAETGRAFREAILARGGSQAPMVLFVDFRGREPSIDALLRHSGLSEDAAA, from the coding sequence GTGAGCGTGAACAACCCTCTGCTGCAGTCCTACGACCTGCCACCGTTCTCCACGATCCGTGCCGAACACGTCCTGCCCGCCATCGAAACGATCCTGGCCGACAACCGCGCCGCCATCGCCGAAATCCTCAAGACCCAAGGCCAGAACCCGACCTGGGCCGGCCTGGTACTGGCGATGGACGAACTCAATGACCGTCTCGGCGCTGCCTGGAGCCCGGTCAGCCACCTCAACGCCGTGTGCAACAGCGCCGAGCTTCGCGAAGCCTACGAGTCGTGCCTGCCTGCCCTGAGCGCCTACTCCACCGAGATGGGCCAGAACCGCGAGCTGTTCCAGGCTTATGAAGCGCTGGCCAACAGCCCGGAAGCCGCTGGTTTCGACGTGGCGCAAAAGACTATTCTGGAACACGCCCTGCGTGACTTCCGTCTGTCGGGTATCGACCTGCCGGAAGCCGAACAGAAGCGCTACGCCGAAGTGCAGAGCAAACTGTCCGAGCTGGGCAGCCGCTTCTCCAATCAACTGCTCGACGCCACGCAGGCGTGGACCAAGCACGTCACCGACGAAGCCGCCCTCGCCGGCCTGACCGATTCGGCCAAGGCGCAAATGGCTGCCGCCGCACAGGCCAAAGGCCTGGATGGCTGGCTGATCACCCTGGAATTTCCGAGCTACTACGCGGTGATGACCTACGCGCAAGATCGTGCGCTGCGTGAAGAAGTCTACGCCGCCTACTGCACCCGCGCCTCGGATCAAGGCCCGAACGCCGGTCAGAACGACAACGGCCCGGTGATGGAAGAGATCCTCGACCTGCGTCAGGAACTGGCCAAGTTGCTGGGTTTTGCCAGCTTCTCCGAGCTGAGCCTGGCCACCAAAATGGCCGACTCCAGCGATCAGGTGCTGAGCTTCCTGCGCGATCTGGCCAAGCGCAGCAAGCCGTTTGCTGCGCAGGATCTGCAACAGCTACGCGCCTACGCCGCCGAACAGGGCTGCGCCGATCTGCAAAGCTGGGACAGCGGTTTCTACGGCGAGAAGCTGCGTGAACAACGCTACAGCGTTGCTCAGGAAACCCTGCGCGCTTACTTCCCGATCGACAAAGTGCTGGGCGGCCTGTTTGCCATCGTCCAGCGTCTGTACGGCATCGAAATCGCCGAGCAGAAAGGCTTCGATACCTGGCACCCGGACGTGCGCCTGTTCGAGATCAAGGAAAACGGTCAGCACGTCGGCCGCTTCTTCTTCGACCTCTATGCCCGCGCCAACAAGCGTGGCGGTGCGTGGATGGACGGCGCCCGCGACCGTCGCCGCACGGTTGATGGCGTACTGCAAAGCCCGGTGGCCAATCTGGTGTGCAACTTCACTCCGGCCGACAGCGGCAAACCAGCGCTGCTGACCCACGATGAAGTGACCACGCTGTTCCACGAGTTCGGCCATGGCCTGCATCACCTGCTGACCCGCGTGGATCACGCCGGCGTTTCCGGGATCAACGGCGTGGCGTGGGATGCGGTCGAGTTGCCAAGCCAGTTCATGGAAAACTGGTGCTGGGAGCCGGAAGGCCTCGCGCTGATTTCCGGTCATTACGAAAGCGGCGAGCCGCTGCCGCAGGATCTGCTGGAAAAAATGCTCGCGGCGAAAAATTTCCAGTCCGGCCTGATGATGGTCCGTCAGCTCGAGTTCTCGCTGTTCGACTTCGAATTGCACGCCACCCACGGTGACGGCCGCAGTCCGCTGCAAGTGCTCGAGGGCGTGCGTGACGAGGTGTCGGTGATGCGTCCGCCGGCCTATAACCGCTTCCCGAACAGCTTCGCGCACATCTTCGCCGGCGGTTACGCGGCGGGTTACTACAGCTACAAGTGGGCTGAAGTGCTGTCGGCGGATGCCTTCTCGAAGTTTGAAGAAGACGGCGTGCTCAACGCTGAAACCGGTCGCGCGTTCCGCGAAGCGATTCTGGCGCGCGGCGGTTCGCAGGCACCGATGGTGCTGTTCGTCGACTTCCGTGGTCGTGAGCCGTCGATTGACGCACTGTTGCGCCACAGCGGCCTCAGTGAGGACGCGGCAGCATGA
- a CDS encoding gamma carbonic anhydrase family protein: MSVRKYQNHTPSLSKGAFVDASAVVIGDVEIGEDSSVWPLTVIRGDMHRIRIGARTSVQDGCVLHITHAGPFNPDGFPLLIGDDVTIAHKVMLHGCTVGSRVLIGMGSIVMDGAVVEDDVIIGAGSLVPPGKRLESGFLYVGSPVKQIRPLSDKENAFFTYSAANYVKLKDLHLAEGYETL, translated from the coding sequence GTGTCCGTTCGCAAGTACCAGAATCACACCCCCAGCCTGAGCAAAGGCGCATTTGTCGACGCCTCGGCGGTGGTGATCGGCGACGTCGAAATCGGTGAAGACAGCTCGGTCTGGCCGCTGACCGTGATCCGCGGCGACATGCACCGCATCCGCATCGGCGCGCGCACCAGCGTCCAGGACGGCTGCGTGTTGCACATCACCCACGCCGGCCCGTTCAATCCGGACGGCTTCCCGCTGCTGATTGGCGATGACGTGACCATCGCCCACAAAGTCATGCTGCATGGCTGCACCGTCGGCAGCCGCGTGTTGATCGGCATGGGCAGCATCGTCATGGACGGCGCGGTGGTTGAGGACGACGTGATCATCGGCGCCGGCAGCCTGGTGCCGCCGGGCAAGCGCCTTGAAAGCGGCTTCCTTTATGTCGGCAGTCCGGTGAAACAGATCCGTCCGTTGAGCGACAAGGAAAACGCCTTCTTCACCTACAGCGCCGCCAATTACGTGAAGCT